One genomic segment of Vibrio fluvialis includes these proteins:
- a CDS encoding sensor domain-containing diguanylate cyclase: MSSSFAKSFSQFLIVLFVIGFVPSLYFIQEFKKLDERAIALIEQKHRVKLEFSKHELVSSLNESYKSISTLINNGIFHQAVRQPSLLNVASVEDFWLLVARAQGFYSCLRFIDTHGQEQIRVDYEDGQAQILNGSYLQNRAKQDYFLYGQSLKTGQIGVFGMQSTGQQMTPIKPSLHFVAPIELDGQRQGYFVANINLTYIYQQIAGSSNTEPLPDILNLSGDVLMSQRKTDAEQPYTNVAQQYPILWATLMSYDQGTVSDHGQWYSFVKVSLNTALSNMPTVVLLDKVESSEIRQFVRINKNTLTVQMFALFALISLIASIFVLWNNNHQKNSIESKLARAAMNGMSAVIITDKQNRIIKVNNEFTRLSGYSFEEVEGHQPSMFASGKHDPQFYLEMWKALQEDGFWEGEVVNKRKDGSMQTEILRIQTILDDEEVIQFYVASFVDITERKQLEDQLRDQSEKDGLTNIWNRRKFDQEFRSECVRVKRYPAHEQSCLAIIDIDHFKRINDKFGHAKGDKTIVEVAQCLRNELRESDFLARIGGEEFAIILPHTPIEEAEAVLNRLRLAVFNLHQESLSISGGVTDITEIPEEVYQRADMALYESKECGRNVISILTSTEMEQFA; this comes from the coding sequence ATGTCTTCTTCATTTGCTAAATCTTTCAGCCAATTTCTGATCGTGCTGTTTGTCATTGGGTTCGTTCCTTCTCTCTACTTCATCCAAGAGTTCAAAAAGTTGGATGAACGCGCGATCGCCCTCATCGAGCAGAAACATCGGGTCAAGCTGGAATTTAGCAAGCACGAGCTGGTCTCATCGCTAAACGAATCATACAAATCGATATCCACGCTGATCAACAACGGCATTTTTCATCAGGCCGTGCGTCAGCCTTCCCTACTTAACGTCGCCAGCGTTGAAGATTTCTGGTTGCTGGTTGCCCGCGCTCAAGGTTTCTACTCCTGTTTACGTTTCATTGATACTCATGGGCAAGAACAAATACGCGTTGACTATGAAGACGGCCAGGCGCAGATACTGAACGGTTCTTATCTGCAAAACCGCGCGAAACAAGATTACTTTCTTTATGGGCAAAGCCTTAAGACGGGTCAAATTGGCGTATTTGGTATGCAGTCAACTGGCCAGCAGATGACTCCGATAAAACCATCACTGCATTTTGTCGCCCCGATAGAGCTGGATGGACAGCGCCAGGGCTATTTTGTCGCTAATATCAACCTGACCTACATCTATCAACAAATCGCAGGCAGCAGCAACACGGAACCGCTACCGGATATCCTTAACCTGAGTGGCGATGTTTTAATGAGCCAACGCAAGACTGACGCAGAGCAACCCTATACCAATGTCGCACAGCAATACCCAATACTATGGGCAACGCTGATGTCATACGATCAAGGCACCGTTTCAGACCACGGTCAGTGGTACAGTTTCGTGAAGGTTTCGCTTAATACCGCTCTGTCGAACATGCCTACGGTGGTGCTTCTGGATAAAGTCGAAAGCAGCGAGATTCGCCAATTTGTGCGCATCAATAAGAACACCTTAACGGTGCAGATGTTCGCGCTGTTTGCGTTAATCAGCCTGATTGCCTCGATATTCGTGCTTTGGAACAACAACCACCAGAAAAACAGCATTGAGAGTAAACTGGCTCGCGCGGCAATGAACGGTATGTCAGCGGTGATCATTACCGATAAACAAAATCGCATCATCAAAGTCAACAACGAGTTCACACGTCTGAGTGGCTATTCATTCGAAGAGGTAGAAGGCCACCAGCCGTCAATGTTTGCGTCGGGTAAACATGATCCCCAGTTCTATCTGGAAATGTGGAAAGCCCTGCAAGAAGATGGATTCTGGGAAGGTGAAGTGGTGAACAAGCGTAAAGATGGTTCAATGCAAACTGAAATCCTGCGTATCCAGACCATTCTGGACGACGAAGAGGTGATTCAGTTTTATGTTGCCTCCTTTGTTGATATTACCGAGCGAAAGCAGCTTGAAGATCAGCTTCGCGATCAGAGTGAGAAAGACGGCCTGACAAACATCTGGAACCGACGAAAATTTGATCAGGAGTTTCGTTCCGAGTGTGTTCGGGTGAAACGCTACCCTGCCCATGAGCAGTCTTGTCTGGCAATCATTGATATTGACCACTTTAAACGTATCAATGATAAGTTCGGGCACGCAAAAGGGGATAAAACGATTGTTGAAGTTGCCCAATGTTTGCGCAATGAACTGCGTGAATCGGATTTCCTTGCACGAATTGGTGGCGAAGAATTTGCCATCATCCTCCCTCATACGCCGATTGAAGAAGCTGAAGCGGTGCTCAATCGCCTGCGCTTAGCGGTGTTTAATCTGCATCAAGAATCATTATCAATCAGCGGCGGAGTCACTGATATTACAGAGATTCCGGAAGAAGTGTATCAGCGTGCTGACATGGCGCTGTATGAGTCCAAAGAGTGCGGCCGCAACGTCATTTCGATACTGACCAGCACGGAAATGGAACAGTTCGCTTAA